DNA from Pirellulaceae bacterium:
ATTCGCACCAGCGGCTTTGGCCAGTCCGTTCCATTACACTCAAATATTCTGGGCGGTGCTGGCGGGGTTATTGCTATTTGGTGACATGCCCGACCGTTGGACCATTTTGGGATCAATGATTATCATTCTGTGCGGTGTTGGACTGACAGTTTCGCAATCGACACAGTCACCAGCAGAGTTGGCTTTATCCGGAAGCGGTTCGAAGAAGTAATGCCGCCGATTCGCCCGACAATTCCGACTGGCCTAGATGGATTGTCTTGGATAATCACAGATGATGGTTCCAAGACCCTATGGAATGAGCTGCTGGGTGAAACCTATCATAGTGGCTGCGGTGCGGTGGCTGAAGCCTTGGTCGTGTACCTGGATCACAGCGGTGTCCTGGAGCAACTGTGCAGAAGCCAACCGATGCGCATCCTGGAAATTGGTTTTGGAACGGGAACAAATTTTCTGATAACCGCCGCGTTAGCCATGAGGTTTGGTGCGCCTCTGGCGTATTGGTCCGTTGAGCATCGAGTTTTGCCCGGACAACTTATAGCCCAACTGGAACTCGATCGGCACTTGCCTGCGGTGATACTGGATAACCAACGGCGTCAACGAATGAGCGATCAAGTATGCGTGAGCGACTTTGCTGCGATACCATCCTTGACACAGCGCTTGGCCAGCTACTTGGATTCGGTAGCGCCTGCGAAGCCTAGTAACAGTTGCCAACTGAGTGAATCTGTAGAGCTCAGCCTAATCGTGGGCGATGCCGGACAGGTTGTCAACGGCAAGCTCGCAGGCGAACTTGCGGGGCTGGATGCAATCTACTTTGATGCTTTTAGTCCAGACGCTTGCCCTGAGCTTTGGTCTGCGGAACTGCTGCGGTCGATGTATGAACTGCTGCGGCCTGGCGGGACATTGACTAGTTATTGTGTTAAAAGCAGCGTGCGCCAACGCCTGCAGCATGTTGGCTTTGACGTTCAGCGTAGGCTTGGACCGGCGAGCGGCAAACGAGAAGTGCTGTTGGCTATCCGTCAGCCGCGTAATGACCAACCGGCCTGACTGTAGTAGTCGGAGAGCCGCCGCGTGATCAGTTGCACAGCTTCGGTTTCAGACAGCTGGCCGTATTCTGCATACGGGATGGCTGGTCCAATGGCCATGTGTATCGGGTGTCGTTTGGGCCACAAGCTACCGCGCGGCAACGCCTCGAATGCCCCTGCGATGGCCACGGGTATTAGCGGCACGCGCGTGCGCTTAGCGACCACCAAGAAGCCAGATTTGATAGGCTGCAAGCTGCCATCTGGCGATCGCGTGCCTTCTGGAAAAATGAGCACTTTCTGACCGTATTTTAGTTGCTGCAGAGTTGCCTTCAGTCCCGCTATCCCGCTGCGGTCGCGATCTAGTTCTATGGCATTCAGCAGTCGGATGATCCAGGCCAATAGCGGGTTGACGAACAGCGTACTGCGAGCCAATCCGCTGATTGGATCAGGAAACACCAGTCCCACTAAGACCGGATCGAAATTGCTCTGGTGCGTACTGAGGATCAGGGCTGGTCCCTTTACAATATGTTGTCGACCATGACATCGAAAGTCAAATAGCCACACAAATAGTAGCCGTGACAGGAATCGTATGGCGCGATATGCGCATTTGCCAAACCATTCTGTCGAGCGGTCAATCTGGGACATACGCAATCCAAGCAATCAAGCTACATCTAGTAAATTCAATGGTTGGCATTCGGGTTGGTGTGCTCGGGCTGTTCGCCAAATCTATCAGACGGGGCCCCTGACCTAATGTCCGGCATTGGTTGGTTTCCGTTAGCGGCAGCCAAACGCGAGACGACAAGTTGCTGCAACTGCTCGACGACTTCTTCCAACGACATTCCGTCAGTGGAAAACTCGATCGAGTCCGGCGACTTGCGTAAACCGCCTACAATCCGCGAACCATCTTGCCGATCGCGGATGTCTTGTTGTTGGACTACCGTTGCCAATTCCAGTTCGATGCCGCGCTCGGCCAATTCTGCCTGTCTGCGCCGCGCGCGTTCGATGTTGCTGGCCACTAAGAATATCTTGCACGGCGACTCGCTAAACACTTCGCTGCCTTGATCGCGGCCGTCGGTCACGGCGCGACGCCCCCGAGCCCACTGGCGCTGGCGCTGTGACAGCAACCGCCGTACGGCCACGTTGTCAGCGATCAGCCCGACAGCCAGACTGACTTCCGGGGCACGAATGGCTTCGGTCACGTCTTGGCCGTCTAGCAGCACGGTGCTGCCGTGCAGCTCAATTTGCAGTCCTTCGGCTAGTCGTGACACTGATTCTTGATCCGTAAGGTCCATACCGCGCGCTAGCGCCGCATAGGTAACACAGCGATACATGGCACCGGTATCAAGATATTCAAAGCCTAACGCATCGGCCAGTCGCCGCGCAACGGTACTCTTTCCGGCGCCGGCAGGACCGTCGATAGTGATGACCACAGAATCCGTTGACGGAAGATGATGCACGTTCAAAGGTCCAGCAGCGGTCAAAAGAGCTTAGGAGCGCCGTAACGGGCGTGAATCTGATTGCAGGTCTGCGGTGCCAGCCGCAAGCCATGTGATAAATCGCGTAGGTATTGAGCTTCCTGTTGGTTGTCCAATTCAATTGCCGCCAACGACAGTGTGTAGACTTGCACTTCCATGCCCAATGGAACGCTCCAGGCAAACTCGCGGACGTCGAGTGGACGGGCAAATTCCTGCTTGAGAAACTGAAGCGCTTCGCTATCCAACTGAAGGCGAGTGAGAATAGCCTGTTGCTCCTGAGCGTCTACTTGGCCGTCTGCCTTGGCAGCGTTAATCAGCGCGCGAACCAGGATTAGCGCTTCATCATCAGTGGTCAGCGTGGGTTGCGCAGCGGGTGGAAGAC
Protein-coding regions in this window:
- the mnmD gene encoding tRNA (5-methylaminomethyl-2-thiouridine)(34)-methyltransferase MnmD, whose amino-acid sequence is MPPIRPTIPTGLDGLSWIITDDGSKTLWNELLGETYHSGCGAVAEALVVYLDHSGVLEQLCRSQPMRILEIGFGTGTNFLITAALAMRFGAPLAYWSVEHRVLPGQLIAQLELDRHLPAVILDNQRRQRMSDQVCVSDFAAIPSLTQRLASYLDSVAPAKPSNSCQLSESVELSLIVGDAGQVVNGKLAGELAGLDAIYFDAFSPDACPELWSAELLRSMYELLRPGGTLTSYCVKSSVRQRLQHVGFDVQRRLGPASGKREVLLAIRQPRNDQPA
- a CDS encoding 1-acyl-sn-glycerol-3-phosphate acyltransferase, with product MSQIDRSTEWFGKCAYRAIRFLSRLLFVWLFDFRCHGRQHIVKGPALILSTHQSNFDPVLVGLVFPDPISGLARSTLFVNPLLAWIIRLLNAIELDRDRSGIAGLKATLQQLKYGQKVLIFPEGTRSPDGSLQPIKSGFLVVAKRTRVPLIPVAIAGAFEALPRGSLWPKRHPIHMAIGPAIPYAEYGQLSETEAVQLITRRLSDYYSQAGWSLRG
- the cmk gene encoding (d)CMP kinase, producing the protein MVITIDGPAGAGKSTVARRLADALGFEYLDTGAMYRCVTYAALARGMDLTDQESVSRLAEGLQIELHGSTVLLDGQDVTEAIRAPEVSLAVGLIADNVAVRRLLSQRQRQWARGRRAVTDGRDQGSEVFSESPCKIFLVASNIERARRRQAELAERGIELELATVVQQQDIRDRQDGSRIVGGLRKSPDSIEFSTDGMSLEEVVEQLQQLVVSRLAAANGNQPMPDIRSGAPSDRFGEQPEHTNPNANH
- a CDS encoding DUF533 domain-containing protein produces the protein MNAMDILGSLLGSGARVTQLPGGQGSAAGGLGGGILEQLIKAGMGGVATQSQPAAQPEHRQSAAAGSVDIQSESRRLEELLGVATGGRSASGNQRNTPAPSHTRPADPRPRHLPQPTSASHAPSGLPPAAQPTLTTDDEALILVRALINAAKADGQVDAQEQQAILTRLQLDSEALQFLKQEFARPLDVREFAWSVPLGMEVQVYTLSLAAIELDNQQEAQYLRDLSHGLRLAPQTCNQIHARYGAPKLF